TTGGTTATAACAATATCGACGTGGCTGCAGCAACAGAGAAAGGGATAATGGTAACGAATACACCTGGCGTATTAACGGAGACGACAGCGGATTTAACCTTTGCGTTGTTAATGGCCGCGTCTAGGAGATTGGTAGAAGCCTCCGATTATTTGCGTGAGGGAAATTGGAAAACCTGGTCGCCGATGCAATTAACTGGGCAGGATATATATGGCGCTACCTTGGGAATCTTCGGATTAGGCAGGATTGGAGAGGCGCTCGCTAGGAGAGCGAGCGGATTTGATATGAAAGTTTACTATCATAACCGCTCCCGAAAGCGTGAAGTCGAGGAACAGCTTGGTATTGAGTATGTGGACAAAGGAAAATTACTGCGGGAATCGGACTTTGTTTGCGTATTAATGCCTTTTACACCGGAGACGAAGGATTACATTGGTGCTGAAGAGTTATCATTTATGAAACCGACTGCTGTCTTGGTTAATACGGCCCGCGGCGGGATTGTGAATGAAGAGGCTCTTTATCAAGCCTTGAAAAAAGGGGTTATTTGGGGTGCAGGGATTGATGTATTTGAAGAAGAGCCGCTGAGGACAGACCACCCTCTTCTCAGCCTTCCAAATGTTGTGGCCCTGCCACACATTGGCAGTGCTAGTGTGAACACAAGACTTAAAATGGCGTCACTCGCTGCTGAAAATTTACTCCAGGGTTTACAGGGAGAAACACCGAAAAATTTGGTGAAGTAAATACGAAAGCATGAAATGAGCCTGAAAAAAGGTTAGGAATCCCTAACCGTTTATTTATCTAAAAGCCATTTTGTGACGGTTTTAGTTTCTTCTTCTGAAAGTAGTCCGCCAGGCATCATAGCTGGAATTAGTTGCGGATGGCAAAAATACTGGCGGGTGTCAGAAAATATAAAAGGAGTTGATCCAATGACGGAAATCGCAACGTTTGCAGGCGGTTGTTTTTGGTGCATGGTATCGCCGTTTGACGAGCAGCCTGGGATTATAGAAGTGACTTCGGGTTATACAGGCGGACATAAGGAAAACCCGACATATGAGGAAGTTTGCTTGGATACAACGGGACATTATGAAGCGGTTCAAATTGCTTTTGACCCTGACATTTTTCCCTATAAGAAATTGCTAGAGATATTCTGGCAGCAAATCGACCCAACCGATGAGGGCGGGCAATTTAATGATCGCGGTCTATCGTACCGGACGGCGATTTTTTATCACACAGAAGAACAAAGGGAGATGGCGGAGAACGCAAAGGCAGAGCTCGCTGCAAGCGGTCGTTTTCAAAAGCCGATTGTAACAAAGATCCTGCCTGCTGGCCCCTTTTACCGAGCAGAGGAGAAACATCAGGACTATTATAAAAAAATGCCTTTTCATTATAACCACTATCGAGAGGGTTCAGGGCGTGCTAAGTTCATACGTGAAAACTGGAAAAAGCGGAAAAGTGATGAGGATCTAAAAAAAGAACTAACCCCGATTCAATTTAATGTGACTAGAAAAAATGCCACAGAGCCACCATTCAAAAATGAATATTGGAATAACACAGAAG
This genomic stretch from Neobacillus niacini harbors:
- the msrA gene encoding peptide-methionine (S)-S-oxide reductase MsrA, producing MTEIATFAGGCFWCMVSPFDEQPGIIEVTSGYTGGHKENPTYEEVCLDTTGHYEAVQIAFDPDIFPYKKLLEIFWQQIDPTDEGGQFNDRGLSYRTAIFYHTEEQREMAENAKAELAASGRFQKPIVTKILPAGPFYRAEEKHQDYYKKMPFHYNHYREGSGRAKFIRENWKKRKSDEDLKKELTPIQFNVTRKNATEPPFKNEYWNNTEEGIYVDIISGEPLFSSLDQYDAGCGWPSFTKPLRRYELEERFDTSHGMRRIEVRSKTSDSHLGHVFDDGPGPDRARYCINSAALRFVPKDKLEEEGYSQFLKLFTK
- a CDS encoding 2-hydroxyacid dehydrogenase, coding for MKPKIYISRKLPEPIVSRLAEVCEVKMWEKEEEPVPREILEKEIQDVEGLYCLLTESIDRPLLELGGKLKIVSNMAVGYNNIDVAAATEKGIMVTNTPGVLTETTADLTFALLMAASRRLVEASDYLREGNWKTWSPMQLTGQDIYGATLGIFGLGRIGEALARRASGFDMKVYYHNRSRKREVEEQLGIEYVDKGKLLRESDFVCVLMPFTPETKDYIGAEELSFMKPTAVLVNTARGGIVNEEALYQALKKGVIWGAGIDVFEEEPLRTDHPLLSLPNVVALPHIGSASVNTRLKMASLAAENLLQGLQGETPKNLVK